From a region of the Paenibacillus lutimineralis genome:
- the typA gene encoding translational GTPase TypA: protein MHERNNIRNIAIIAHVDHGKTTLVDKLLQQSGIFREHESVQERAMDSNDIERERGITILAKNTAITYKDYLINIVDTPGHADFGGEVERIMKMVDGVLLVVDAYEGCMPQTKFVLRKALEHDLTPIVVVNKIDRPAARPAEVIDEVLDLFIELEATDKQLEFPVVYASALNGTSSLDPEKQDDNMLALYETIIDHIPAPTEKVDEPLQYLVTLMDYNEYLGRIAIGRVNRGIIRQGQSVAVMMRDGSKKMARIEKLFGFQGLRRVEIDEAGAGDIVAIAGIKDINIGETIADPNQPEALPVLKIDEPTLQMTFLVNNSPFAGREGKWVTSRKLRERLFKELETDVSLRVDETDSPDAFIVSGRGELHLGILIENMRREGYELQVSKPEVIVKVIDGVKMEPIERLMIDVPEESMGAVMESLGSRKAEMVNMINSGNGQVRLEFLIPARGLIGYTTNFMTLTRGYGVMNHAYDSYGPFVGGQVGGRHEGVLVSSENGVSTMYGILGIEDRGILFLEPGAEIYEGMIVGEHNRDNDIVVNICREKQLTNVRSATKDDTVKMKTPRLFSLEQALEYLNDDEYCEITPKSIRLRKKVLNKGERERAEKHRKMSEANL from the coding sequence ATGCATGAAAGAAATAACATTCGCAACATTGCGATTATTGCTCACGTAGACCATGGCAAGACGACGCTTGTAGATAAATTGCTGCAGCAGTCCGGTATTTTTAGAGAACATGAATCAGTACAGGAACGCGCGATGGACTCCAATGATATTGAGCGGGAACGCGGGATTACGATTTTGGCTAAAAATACAGCCATTACGTATAAGGATTATTTGATCAATATCGTGGATACTCCAGGGCATGCCGACTTCGGCGGAGAAGTAGAACGGATTATGAAGATGGTTGATGGTGTTCTGCTTGTCGTTGATGCTTATGAAGGCTGTATGCCGCAGACCAAATTTGTGCTGCGCAAAGCGCTTGAGCATGATTTGACCCCAATTGTTGTTGTGAATAAAATCGACCGCCCGGCAGCCCGTCCGGCCGAAGTTATCGATGAGGTATTGGATTTGTTCATCGAGCTTGAGGCAACAGATAAGCAGCTGGAATTCCCCGTTGTATACGCATCTGCTCTTAACGGTACATCCAGTTTGGACCCTGAGAAGCAAGATGATAACATGCTTGCCCTTTATGAGACGATCATCGACCATATCCCAGCCCCAACCGAAAAAGTTGACGAACCTTTGCAATACCTTGTAACACTGATGGACTATAATGAATATCTCGGACGTATTGCGATCGGCCGTGTGAACCGCGGGATTATTCGTCAAGGCCAATCCGTAGCCGTAATGATGCGCGATGGCAGCAAGAAGATGGCACGCATCGAGAAGCTGTTCGGCTTCCAAGGCTTGCGCCGTGTGGAAATCGATGAAGCTGGAGCAGGGGATATCGTAGCGATTGCCGGTATTAAAGACATCAATATCGGTGAGACGATTGCAGATCCGAACCAGCCAGAGGCACTTCCGGTGCTCAAAATTGATGAACCAACACTGCAAATGACTTTCCTCGTTAACAATAGTCCATTCGCTGGACGTGAAGGGAAATGGGTTACTTCCCGTAAACTTCGGGAGCGTCTGTTCAAAGAATTGGAGACCGATGTATCGCTTCGCGTAGACGAAACGGATAGTCCTGATGCTTTTATCGTCTCGGGACGCGGTGAGCTTCACCTTGGTATTCTGATCGAAAATATGCGTAGAGAAGGCTATGAGTTACAAGTATCGAAGCCAGAGGTTATCGTCAAGGTAATCGACGGTGTCAAGATGGAGCCAATCGAACGCCTCATGATCGATGTTCCTGAGGAGAGCATGGGCGCAGTTATGGAAAGCCTCGGTTCCCGTAAAGCAGAAATGGTGAACATGATCAATAGTGGCAACGGCCAAGTCCGTCTTGAATTCTTGATTCCGGCCCGCGGCCTGATTGGTTATACTACGAATTTCATGACCTTAACCCGCGGTTATGGTGTAATGAACCATGCCTATGACAGTTATGGTCCATTCGTCGGCGGTCAAGTTGGCGGACGTCATGAAGGTGTGCTTGTATCCAGCGAGAATGGCGTATCGACAATGTACGGTATTCTAGGGATCGAGGACCGGGGGATCCTGTTCCTTGAGCCAGGAGCGGAGATCTATGAAGGTATGATCGTCGGTGAGCATAACCGCGATAACGATATCGTTGTTAACATTTGTAGAGAGAAGCAATTAACAAACGTCCGCTCGGCGACAAAAGATGATACCGTAAAAATGAAGACACCCCGTCTGTTCTCATTGGAGCAAGCTTTAGAATATTTGAATGATGATGAATATTGCGAAATTACGCCGAAATCGATTCGTCTTCGTAAGAAGGTTTTGAATAAAGGCGAACGTGAAAGAGCTGAAAAACATCGCAAAATGTCCGAAGCTAATCTATAA
- a CDS encoding pyridoxamine 5'-phosphate oxidase family protein encodes MSELVTQLSEPLFNAFQSEMFVLLSTVDVETGGPTSSAISWIYALNPSTLRFAVDHRSRLVNNMKTHPRITVTLFGAETIYAINGVAEVAQDPLEGVPFKMCCFDMKIDAVRNALFYGAQLASAPTYSKVYDQRAMEKLDNQVFSAMKKA; translated from the coding sequence ATGTCCGAACTCGTTACACAATTATCTGAACCATTGTTCAATGCATTCCAGTCCGAAATGTTCGTTCTGCTCAGCACAGTGGATGTGGAGACGGGAGGACCGACTTCAAGTGCGATCTCCTGGATTTATGCATTGAATCCCTCCACCCTTCGCTTTGCGGTGGACCACAGATCAAGGCTTGTCAACAATATGAAGACTCATCCGAGGATTACAGTAACTTTGTTTGGCGCGGAGACCATTTATGCAATTAATGGTGTTGCCGAAGTGGCGCAGGACCCTCTTGAGGGGGTTCCCTTCAAAATGTGCTGTTTCGACATGAAGATCGATGCTGTACGAAACGCTCTGTTCTATGGCGCCCAGCTTGCGTCCGCACCGACCTACAGCAAGGTTTACGATCAGCGTGCTATGGAGAAATTGGACAATCAAGTATTTTCTGCAATGAAAAAAGCCTAG
- a CDS encoding YhcN/YlaJ family sporulation lipoprotein: protein MRIWLCLLLTASLLTSCQTASKKASPSQQTPSEKTTRTQNVKGHGPKGLSNTTGKSTQKQKQNTNATATGKNDQRSRQAHLESLAKKVPGVKGAHCVIMGKTAVVGIDVDGNLERARVGGIKYTVAEALRKDPQGTGAIVTADMDLSHRISEIGKKVSAGHPISGFATEMADIIGRIVPQMSSDTRPRAKSVPTKQGHHPPKKQEKSKVKSKNHTSSNSGSKY, encoded by the coding sequence ATGCGAATTTGGCTGTGTTTATTATTAACGGCCTCACTGCTAACTAGCTGCCAAACAGCATCTAAAAAGGCATCACCCTCTCAGCAGACTCCATCGGAAAAGACCACCCGGACACAAAATGTTAAGGGACATGGTCCTAAGGGTCTAAGCAATACAACGGGCAAGTCAACACAGAAGCAGAAGCAGAACACAAACGCCACTGCAACTGGCAAAAATGATCAAAGAAGTCGACAAGCCCATTTGGAATCGCTAGCTAAGAAAGTTCCCGGTGTCAAAGGCGCCCACTGCGTCATCATGGGAAAGACGGCTGTCGTAGGTATTGATGTTGACGGGAATCTTGAGCGCGCCCGCGTCGGCGGTATCAAGTACACGGTGGCCGAAGCTCTGCGCAAAGATCCACAAGGTACCGGAGCTATCGTCACGGCCGATATGGACCTTAGCCATCGCATCTCTGAAATTGGCAAGAAGGTTTCCGCAGGACACCCGATCTCTGGCTTTGCGACAGAAATGGCCGATATTATCGGACGAATAGTTCCGCAAATGTCGAGCGACACCCGTCCGCGCGCCAAGAGTGTTCCAACCAAGCAAGGTCACCATCCACCTAAGAAGCAAGAAAAAAGTAAAGTAAAGTCAAAAAATCACACTTCCAGTAATTCTGGCAGTAAATACTAA
- a CDS encoding extracellular solute-binding protein, which produces MKRRNHWVLFALLLLALINLSPTEKSTMVGPKDQDRTTEPVIPPSQEKVRENGRIKVAVRLPELEFNELKAMNEAFMKEHSTEVELVNVPAGEDYGSLQQQFELGVSPDVVLLDNVWVRRYAAGGFLLPTESYYSGSLTGEVLSASLAQDEWNGYVWGVPLDADPYVWVYNAEGLKEIGHTFPSTSEEWHALIEAWNEFNSPAYLLGLDYNDPYAVMSLLWQLGAKGQGKQEAAESIFNKKGLAEAVPLLEQLQPYMINIGDDESNDQWIGSNRQEALIMLIPSTEARKYPYRGKRVFFPDPSESGNKMWIAGRSFVVTARSMNRDTAGLWISAMTTQIQQRQWHEKTGHLPALKTLYYQAMRSGLPDWITASFVKGQGITQPVTAKLPELMQQLQENSWSFLHSDIPAKQYVKQLDELNP; this is translated from the coding sequence ATGAAGCGAAGAAACCATTGGGTACTTTTTGCACTTCTGCTGCTCGCCTTGATTAATTTGTCACCGACCGAGAAGTCTACGATGGTAGGTCCCAAGGATCAAGACAGAACAACGGAGCCGGTAATACCTCCAAGCCAGGAGAAGGTTAGAGAAAACGGTCGGATCAAAGTAGCTGTTCGCCTGCCGGAGTTGGAATTCAATGAACTAAAGGCGATGAACGAAGCGTTTATGAAGGAGCATTCCACCGAAGTTGAACTAGTCAATGTACCTGCAGGAGAGGATTATGGCTCCTTACAGCAGCAGTTCGAGCTTGGCGTATCTCCCGACGTCGTCTTACTGGACAATGTCTGGGTTCGCCGATATGCGGCTGGTGGATTCTTGCTGCCGACGGAGAGCTACTATTCCGGTTCTTTGACTGGCGAAGTGTTAAGCGCTTCCTTGGCGCAGGATGAGTGGAACGGCTACGTATGGGGCGTGCCGCTTGATGCCGATCCTTATGTCTGGGTATATAATGCTGAGGGGTTAAAAGAAATCGGCCATACCTTCCCTTCGACATCAGAGGAATGGCATGCGCTGATTGAAGCCTGGAATGAATTTAATTCTCCGGCTTATTTGCTGGGCCTAGATTATAACGATCCTTATGCGGTCATGTCATTGTTATGGCAACTGGGTGCCAAAGGTCAAGGAAAGCAGGAGGCGGCCGAATCTATTTTTAATAAGAAGGGCTTGGCTGAAGCAGTTCCACTCTTGGAGCAGCTCCAGCCTTATATGATAAATATCGGTGATGATGAGAGCAACGATCAGTGGATTGGCAGTAATCGCCAAGAAGCCTTGATTATGCTTATTCCTTCCACAGAAGCGAGGAAGTATCCTTATCGAGGAAAGAGAGTCTTTTTTCCAGATCCTTCCGAATCAGGTAACAAAATGTGGATCGCTGGCAGAAGTTTCGTGGTAACAGCTAGGTCTATGAATAGAGATACAGCAGGACTATGGATTTCTGCAATGACTACGCAAATTCAGCAACGTCAATGGCATGAGAAGACAGGTCATTTGCCTGCACTCAAAACTTTGTACTATCAGGCGATGAGATCCGGACTGCCGGATTGGATAACAGCTTCATTTGTGAAGGGACAGGGAATCACTCAGCCAGTAACGGCCAAGCTTCCTGAACTGATGCAGCAATTGCAGGAGAACTCATGGTCTTTCCTCCATAGCGATATCCCTGCCAAACAATATGTGAAACAATTGGATGAGCTGAATCCCTGA
- a CDS encoding PhoH family protein has translation MKKIFVLDTNVLLHDPNAIFAFEEHVVVIPAVVLEEIDSKKRNADEIGRNARGVSRLLDGLREQGHLHDGVGLEHGGVIKVEMNHRSFAKVQEMFGEVSNDNRILAVALNYHLEESEKPEPSPVIIVSKDVLVRIKADVLGLIAEDYLTGRTVDPSEMYPGYLSIQVHPSIIDEFYTFRSLPVKSLGLSYSLYSHEFIIMKDEMGRGKSALLKVNEDASRLEPLYLSNDPVWGISARNAQQRMALELLLNDDIPLVTITGKAGTGKTLLALAAGLLKVEDEHKYKKLLIARPVVPMGKDIGYLPGEKEEKLRPWMQPIYDNLEYLFNTKKSGDIDKILMGLGSIQVEALTYIRGRSIPGQFIIIDEAQNLSQHEVKTIVSRVGEGSKIVLVGDPEQIDHPYLDSASNGLTYLVQHFREQALSGHIMLEKGERSKLAQLAADLL, from the coding sequence GTGAAAAAGATATTTGTATTGGATACGAATGTTTTGCTGCATGATCCGAACGCCATTTTTGCCTTTGAAGAGCATGTGGTTGTGATTCCGGCGGTCGTGCTGGAGGAAATCGATTCGAAGAAACGCAATGCAGATGAGATCGGACGAAATGCACGCGGAGTATCCAGACTGCTCGATGGCCTGCGGGAGCAAGGACATTTACATGATGGGGTCGGGCTAGAACATGGCGGCGTCATTAAAGTGGAAATGAATCACCGCAGCTTTGCCAAAGTACAAGAGATGTTCGGTGAGGTCAGCAATGATAACCGCATTTTGGCGGTCGCTCTGAATTATCATCTTGAAGAATCAGAGAAGCCGGAGCCAAGCCCGGTCATCATTGTCAGTAAGGATGTGCTGGTAAGAATTAAGGCCGATGTTCTCGGCTTGATTGCGGAGGATTATCTAACGGGCCGAACAGTGGACCCAAGTGAAATGTACCCGGGTTATTTGTCCATACAGGTTCACCCATCCATCATCGATGAATTTTATACATTCCGTTCATTACCTGTAAAATCGCTTGGATTATCCTATTCTCTATACTCGCATGAATTTATTATCATGAAGGATGAGATGGGGAGGGGAAAGTCAGCGCTTCTCAAAGTTAATGAGGATGCCAGCCGACTTGAGCCTTTATATCTTAGCAATGATCCCGTATGGGGTATCAGTGCCCGTAATGCTCAGCAGCGAATGGCTCTCGAATTGCTGCTGAATGATGACATTCCGCTGGTCACCATTACAGGTAAGGCGGGAACGGGGAAGACATTGCTTGCTCTGGCAGCCGGGTTACTGAAGGTCGAAGATGAGCATAAGTATAAGAAGTTACTGATTGCTCGTCCGGTTGTTCCGATGGGAAAAGATATTGGCTATTTGCCTGGGGAGAAGGAAGAGAAGCTCCGGCCCTGGATGCAGCCGATTTATGATAATTTGGAATATCTGTTCAACACAAAGAAATCCGGTGATATTGATAAAATTCTGATGGGCCTCGGAAGTATCCAGGTTGAGGCGCTTACGTATATCCGCGGTCGCTCCATTCCCGGTCAGTTCATTATTATTGACGAAGCGCAGAATCTTTCGCAGCATGAAGTGAAGACGATTGTCTCAAGAGTTGGCGAAGGCAGCAAAATTGTCCTCGTCGGCGATCCGGAACAGATCGATCATCCTTATCTGGATTCAGCTAGCAACGGTCTCACCTATCTAGTTCAACACTTCAGAGAGCAAGCCTTAAGCGGACATATCATGCTTGAGAAAGGAGAGCGCTCCAAGCTAGCCCAGTTGGCGGCGGATTTACTGTAG
- a CDS encoding TerC family protein, translating to MEQIILLSEILIINLVLSGDNAVVIAMASKDLPRRQRKQAIWWGAVGAVLLRCIMTWVAVVLLKIPFIQAIGAILLIGIAFKLLIPHEDSNRSGKSATIWKAIQTILIADFVMSLDNVLAIAALANGDLAILVIGIAISIPIVVWGSSAISVLLHKLPILIYLGAGILGYTAGGMLIHDPKFGILLKALIPSLTGILPILLAGLVIIFGLLLKLKAHRQ from the coding sequence GTGGAACAGATCATTTTATTGTCAGAAATATTAATCATTAATCTTGTCCTCAGCGGCGACAATGCAGTTGTCATAGCGATGGCCAGTAAAGATTTACCGAGAAGGCAGCGCAAACAGGCCATTTGGTGGGGGGCCGTAGGAGCAGTATTGCTACGCTGTATTATGACGTGGGTAGCTGTAGTATTATTGAAAATTCCATTTATCCAAGCAATCGGTGCGATTTTGCTAATTGGAATCGCCTTTAAATTGCTAATACCTCATGAAGACTCCAACCGCTCAGGCAAATCCGCTACTATATGGAAAGCGATTCAGACGATTCTGATCGCAGATTTTGTTATGAGTCTTGATAATGTGCTTGCGATCGCTGCGCTGGCCAACGGGGACTTGGCTATATTAGTAATCGGTATCGCTATTAGTATTCCCATTGTCGTCTGGGGCAGCAGTGCAATCTCTGTTCTGCTTCATAAGTTGCCGATCCTTATTTATTTGGGAGCTGGCATCTTAGGATATACTGCGGGAGGTATGCTCATCCATGATCCGAAGTTTGGAATCCTGTTGAAAGCACTCATACCGAGCCTCACTGGAATATTGCCGATATTACTGGCAGGGCTGGTTATTATATTCGGCTTGTTATTGAAATTGAAAGCACATCGCCAATAA
- a CDS encoding YlaH-like family protein, translated as MQAWFAENPVISYILIYVLIIFVYNKVFRSQQKLPLLKEIILYILMAFGSFLLLIFQIDKLPIIQCLLVAVVLMLMVRIRYFVEGRRNKKEKSIPAAGEQSE; from the coding sequence TTGCAGGCTTGGTTCGCGGAAAACCCGGTCATTTCGTATATTTTGATTTATGTGCTTATCATCTTTGTTTACAACAAGGTGTTTCGTAGCCAGCAGAAGCTACCGCTTCTGAAGGAGATCATTTTATATATTTTAATGGCATTCGGCTCGTTCCTCCTGCTCATTTTTCAGATCGACAAGCTGCCGATTATTCAATGTCTGCTCGTTGCCGTCGTGCTGATGCTGATGGTGCGTATTCGTTATTTTGTGGAAGGACGACGCAATAAAAAAGAGAAATCTATACCTGCAGCTGGTGAGCAGAGCGAGTAG
- a CDS encoding LCP family protein, which produces MSSYNKGLPPRDDRSKRSPAKGSKKPRKQSGGKTFFKVLLTILIVAVLGAGGVAGYLMLTLNDTINKTGTSGKVAAENSAKVKPIAMLLLGTDYRPETGTHLSDVIMVIAMNPKTKSATIVSLPRDTRFQMKGYRTNKLNSFYPKFLAAEKKSGISAKEEMKTMLSKYMDLPLDYTTVLNFQGFRDVVNALGGVDVTVDADMCYVDKADGTNINLKKGAQHLNGDKALDYVRYRKSNCKPKTKPSNDFERNQRQNEVLHALIDQTKSLNGVIGAGKAIESIGDNMTTDLESEQIKNIIAAYWSISKENVTFIPVTGDWKSPYVYINDSELNKAKQALKDELSGTKPQSEGQGNQSGK; this is translated from the coding sequence ATGAGTTCTTACAACAAAGGCCTGCCACCTCGGGATGATCGTTCCAAGCGGTCTCCTGCCAAAGGATCAAAGAAGCCCAGAAAGCAGTCTGGTGGTAAGACCTTTTTTAAGGTATTATTGACGATTCTTATTGTTGCAGTGCTTGGAGCGGGTGGGGTCGCAGGTTATTTGATGCTCACTCTTAATGATACGATCAATAAGACGGGGACTTCAGGCAAAGTGGCCGCGGAGAATTCCGCCAAAGTCAAACCCATTGCCATGCTGTTATTGGGTACGGATTACCGCCCAGAGACCGGGACCCATCTCAGCGACGTTATTATGGTGATTGCCATGAATCCGAAGACAAAGTCGGCTACGATCGTGTCTTTACCTCGAGATACGAGGTTCCAAATGAAGGGTTACAGAACAAACAAGCTTAACTCATTCTATCCTAAGTTCCTGGCCGCTGAGAAGAAATCAGGCATATCGGCCAAGGAAGAAATGAAAACGATGCTTAGCAAGTATATGGATCTTCCGCTGGATTACACGACTGTGCTTAATTTTCAAGGCTTTCGTGATGTCGTAAATGCTTTAGGCGGAGTCGATGTAACCGTCGATGCCGATATGTGCTATGTGGACAAAGCAGATGGTACTAATATCAATCTGAAGAAGGGCGCCCAGCATCTGAACGGTGACAAGGCGCTAGATTACGTTCGCTACCGGAAATCGAACTGCAAACCGAAGACGAAGCCTTCGAATGATTTTGAGCGTAATCAGCGGCAGAATGAAGTACTTCATGCCTTGATTGATCAGACCAAGTCTTTAAATGGCGTAATCGGTGCAGGTAAGGCGATTGAGTCGATTGGCGATAATATGACGACTGACCTGGAATCAGAGCAGATCAAAAATATAATTGCCGCTTACTGGAGCATTTCCAAAGAGAATGTAACCTTTATTCCTGTTACGGGTGATTGGAAGAGCCCTTATGTTTACATCAATGATAGCGAGCTGAATAAGGCGAAGCAGGCATTAAAGGACGAGCTTTCCGGAACGAAGCCGCAATCTGAGGGACAAGGGAATCAGTCGGGCAAGTGA